In Vitis vinifera cultivar Pinot Noir 40024 chromosome 11, ASM3070453v1, a genomic segment contains:
- the LOC100266455 gene encoding protein SMALL AUXIN UP-REGULATED RNA 10 — translation MAMEDNGSNKVTGIRQIVRLKEFLQKWQSVTLSPKGNNSVHPNQTPGGISPAINMRLRNSNVISDSDEDGCHSPEPPPDVPKGYLAVYVGSELRRFIIPTSYLTHPLFKVLLEKVEEEFGFDHSGGLTIPCEIETFKYLMKCMESHPEAQPDENNTSGRSLTLEE, via the exons ATGGCAATGGAGGACAATGGGAGTAACAAGGTGACCGGAATCAGGCAGATTGTTCGGTTGAAGGAATTCCTTCAGAAGTGGCAATCAGTCACTCTCAGCCCAAAAGGAAATAATAGTGTCCACCCCAATCAAACGCCCGGGGGCATTTCACCAGCAATTAATATGAGGTTGAGGAACTCAAATGTTATCTCAGATTCAGATGAGGATGGTTGCCACAGCCCTGAACCACCACCTGATGTCCCCAAAGGGTATTTGGCGGTTTATGTAGGGTCAGAGCTTCGGAGGTTCATCATTCCCACCAGCTATCTTACCCACCCGCTGTTCAAGGTGCTGTTGGAAAAGGTGGAAGAGGAGTTTGGATTTGATCACAGTGGTGGGCTCACAATCCCATGCGAGATTGAGACCTTCAAGTACCTGATGAAGTGCATGGAGAGCCATCCTGAGGCTCAACCTGATGAAAACAATACAT CTGGaagatcattaaccttggaagAGTAA